From Polaribacter butkevichii, a single genomic window includes:
- a CDS encoding sulfatase has translation MNKFFTYIYCLSILLTGCKSNEKKESIVKQNHQPKNILFIAVDDLRPELNFYGANHIKSPNLDKLASESLVFNRSYCNIPVCGASRASLLTGLRPTRYRFIDYATTADKDAPNVISLPKLLKQNGYITRSNGKIYHENNDDSLAWNNIWFPEGNIRNYQLEDNIKNNGNANLAVAGAAAFEMAEVSDTAYFDGKIAQKGIADLKMLKNRSKPFFLALGFMKPHLPFNAPKKYWDLYDRSSIELPASYIQPQSTPKEAFHKFGELRNYGNIPLKGDIPDDLAKELIHGYYACVSYVDAQIGLVLDELKRLELEDDTIVILWGDHGWNLGDHKLWCKHVTFETALRTPLIIKVPGITKGETTDAITEYIDIYPSLTELVAIETPNTIEGKSFVPILNGEFPEKDWAVSKFKDAVTLIKGDLFYTEWTKDDGVAYARMLFDHKIDPLELDNLAEKPAYEKQVKLLSLELREKWGKDFLKK, from the coding sequence ATGAATAAATTTTTTACATATATATATTGTTTATCCATTCTTTTAACGGGGTGTAAGAGCAATGAAAAAAAAGAAAGTATAGTAAAACAAAACCATCAACCAAAAAACATTCTTTTTATAGCTGTTGATGATTTACGGCCAGAACTTAATTTCTATGGCGCAAATCATATTAAATCTCCAAACCTCGATAAATTAGCAAGCGAGAGTTTGGTGTTTAATCGATCGTATTGTAATATTCCAGTTTGTGGAGCATCAAGAGCGAGTTTGTTAACAGGTCTGCGACCAACAAGATATCGTTTTATAGATTATGCTACAACGGCAGATAAAGATGCACCTAACGTAATTTCATTACCTAAACTTTTAAAGCAGAATGGATACATAACTCGTTCTAATGGTAAAATATATCATGAGAATAATGATGATAGTTTAGCGTGGAATAATATTTGGTTTCCAGAAGGTAATATTCGTAATTATCAATTAGAAGATAATATTAAAAATAATGGAAACGCTAATTTAGCAGTAGCAGGAGCAGCAGCTTTTGAAATGGCAGAAGTGAGCGATACAGCTTATTTTGATGGTAAAATTGCTCAAAAAGGTATTGCAGATTTAAAAATGCTAAAAAATAGAAGTAAACCTTTTTTTTTAGCTTTAGGATTTATGAAACCACATTTACCTTTTAATGCCCCAAAAAAATATTGGGATTTATATGATAGATCAAGTATTGAATTACCTGCAAGTTATATACAGCCACAATCTACACCTAAAGAAGCGTTTCATAAATTTGGAGAGCTACGTAATTATGGAAATATTCCCTTAAAAGGAGATATTCCTGATGATTTAGCTAAAGAACTAATTCACGGTTATTATGCTTGTGTAAGTTATGTAGATGCTCAAATTGGTTTAGTTTTAGATGAACTTAAAAGGTTAGAGTTAGAAGATGATACTATTGTAATTTTATGGGGAGATCATGGGTGGAATTTAGGCGATCATAAATTATGGTGTAAACACGTTACGTTTGAAACAGCTTTAAGAACTCCATTAATTATTAAAGTACCAGGAATAACTAAAGGAGAAACTACAGATGCTATTACCGAGTATATAGATATTTATCCAAGTTTAACAGAACTTGTTGCTATTGAAACCCCAAATACAATTGAAGGTAAAAGTTTTGTACCCATTTTAAACGGCGAATTTCCAGAGAAAGATTGGGCAGTATCTAAATTTAAAGATGCCGTAACCTTAATTAAAGGCGATTTATTTTATACAGAATGGACAAAAGATGATGGTGTTGCTTACGCTAGAATGCTTTTTGATCATAAAATAGACCCATTAGAACTGGATAATTTGGCAGAAAAACCAGCATATGAAAAACAAGTTAAGTTATTGTCTTTGGAGTTACGAGAAAAATGGGGTAAAGATTTTTTAAAAAAGTGA
- a CDS encoding GntR family transcriptional regulator gives MIKYIKIDKDSRVPKYQQIIDSIIHNISIGNLTMDKKIPSINMFSEEFYLSRDTVEKAYSILKERNIITSIRGKGYYISRTKLISKVNILFLVNKLSSYKMRTYNHFINAIGANSHTDLHIYHCDETLFLNLLDKNKSAYDYYVIMPHFKTDDSTHISFTENVVKAINKIPKEKLVLLDNIKKNLDIENCIEVFQDFENDIYSALNEGLSKIKKYKKIMLIYPDKAIYPYPRRILHGFRKFCVEHKLDFEVLNEIYDDMILKTGDLFITIEESDLVNLVKQVREDEYILGHEIGIISYNDTPLKELLGITVMSTDFKIMAETAADMILHKKRGKVKVPFNFIERESL, from the coding sequence ATGATTAAATATATAAAAATTGACAAAGATTCGAGGGTACCAAAATACCAACAAATCATTGATTCAATAATTCATAATATTTCTATTGGAAATTTAACTATGGATAAAAAAATTCCTTCCATAAATATGTTTAGTGAGGAATTTTACCTTTCTAGAGATACCGTAGAAAAAGCTTATAGCATATTAAAAGAAAGAAATATTATTACATCAATTAGAGGTAAAGGATATTATATTTCTAGAACAAAACTAATATCTAAAGTTAATATTTTATTTTTAGTGAATAAATTAAGTTCTTATAAAATGAGAACTTATAACCATTTTATAAACGCCATAGGTGCCAATTCTCATACAGATTTGCATATATATCATTGTGATGAAACTCTATTTTTAAATTTATTAGATAAAAATAAATCTGCATACGACTATTACGTTATTATGCCACATTTTAAAACAGATGATTCTACTCACATAAGCTTTACCGAAAATGTAGTTAAAGCAATAAATAAAATACCCAAAGAAAAATTAGTGCTTTTAGACAATATTAAAAAAAATCTTGACATTGAAAACTGTATAGAAGTTTTTCAAGATTTTGAAAATGATATCTATTCTGCACTCAATGAAGGTTTATCTAAAATAAAAAAGTATAAAAAAATTATGCTTATTTATCCTGATAAAGCAATTTACCCATATCCTCGCAGAATTTTACACGGATTTAGAAAATTCTGTGTAGAACATAAATTAGATTTTGAAGTTTTAAATGAAATTTATGATGATATGATCTTAAAAACAGGTGATTTATTTATTACTATTGAAGAATCTGATTTAGTAAATCTAGTAAAACAAGTAAGAGAAGATGAATACATACTAGGTCATGAAATAGGTATTATTTCTTATAATGACACTCCTTTAAAAGAATTACTAGGTATTACTGTAATGTCTACAGATTTTAAAATTATGGCAGAAACTGCAGCAGATATGATTTTACATAAAAAAAGAGGAAAAGTAAAAGTTCCTTTTAATTTTATTGAAAGAGAATCTCTTTAA
- a CDS encoding GntR family transcriptional regulator: MEIYKYIKIDENSRIPKYQQIVDQIIENISKGNLKIDQKITSINRFSEEFYLSRDTVEKAYSILKERKIITSIKGKGFYVTRTKLISKVNILFLINKLSWYKMETYYSFLNSMGPNSFVDLHIYHCDESLFLNLLSKHKKAFDYYVIMPHFKTKDNQHASTTVAVSEAISKIPKNKLIIMDNGKVPMDDNIITVYEDYENDIYNALNEGLEKISKYKKLILIYPQKTIYPYPKRIKHGFKKFCIEHNFEFDVLDKVYNDMVLIKGDLFITIEEDDLVHLIDQIREKEFTLGNDMGVISYNDTPLKALLGITVISTNFKKMGEITSQMILNKEKGKVKVPFKFINRNSL; this comes from the coding sequence ATGGAAATATATAAATATATTAAAATTGATGAAAACTCAAGAATACCAAAATATCAACAAATAGTTGACCAAATTATTGAAAACATCTCTAAAGGGAATTTAAAAATAGATCAAAAAATTACCTCAATTAATCGATTTAGCGAAGAATTTTATCTTTCTAGAGATACCGTAGAAAAAGCATATAGCATTCTAAAAGAAAGAAAGATTATTACTTCTATTAAAGGAAAGGGGTTTTATGTAACAAGAACTAAGTTAATATCTAAAGTTAATATTTTATTCCTCATTAATAAATTAAGCTGGTACAAGATGGAAACATATTATTCCTTCTTAAATAGTATGGGGCCAAACTCATTTGTAGATCTACATATTTATCATTGTGATGAATCTTTATTTTTAAATTTATTAAGTAAGCATAAAAAAGCATTTGATTATTATGTTATTATGCCACACTTTAAAACCAAAGACAACCAGCACGCAAGTACTACAGTAGCTGTTTCTGAAGCGATTAGTAAAATTCCTAAAAATAAACTTATTATAATGGATAATGGGAAAGTTCCTATGGATGATAATATTATAACGGTTTATGAAGATTATGAAAATGACATCTACAATGCTTTAAATGAAGGCCTCGAAAAAATTTCAAAATATAAAAAACTAATTCTTATTTACCCACAAAAAACTATATATCCTTATCCAAAAAGGATTAAACATGGTTTTAAAAAGTTTTGTATAGAACATAACTTTGAATTTGATGTACTCGACAAAGTTTATAATGATATGGTACTTATAAAAGGTGATTTATTTATTACCATAGAAGAAGATGACTTGGTTCATTTAATAGATCAAATAAGAGAAAAAGAATTTACATTAGGTAATGACATGGGCGTTATTTCTTATAATGACACTCCGCTAAAAGCTCTTTTGGGAATTACTGTTATTTCTACAAACTTTAAAAAAATGGGAGAAATAACCTCTCAAATGATTTTAAATAAAGAAAAAGGAAAAGTAAAAGTCCCTTTTAAATTTATAAATCGTAATTCTTTATAG
- a CDS encoding bifunctional aldolase/short-chain dehydrogenase encodes MENKTKTFNYVDYLWDEEKALSFGDNQVDLFLYRSNILGADLRITNYGGGNTSCRTIEKDPLTNEEVEVMWIKGSGGDIGTLNRSGIAGIYTNRLRDLKNVYGGLEDEDRMVGLFNHCIFDLDSKAPSIDTPLHGLLPFAHIDHLHPDALIAVAAAKDSEKVTKEIWGDTMGWVPWQRPGFDLGLQIEKCLEDNPGIRGIVLGSHGLFTWGDTSYECYINSLEVIEMASEFIEKKIKEKGSVFGGQKIESLPKEERLEKAAQIMPLLRGLCSSENRMIGHFSDTDVVMEYINSNDLERLAPMGTSCPDHFLRTKIQPLVLTLDKNEDLSDADAILKKLEPAFAAYRQEYLDYYNTCKKENSPAVRDANPVIIIYPGVGMFSFAKNKQTTRVANEFYINAINVMRGAEAITSYTSLPRQEAFDIEYWLLEEAKLQRMPKEQPLSRKVALVTGAGGGIGKAIADKLAAEGANVVLTDINEESLVKANATYKRDVSTYAICDVTNTDSIASAYKKACIEFGGVDIIVHSAGLAISKALEDTTDKDWNILQSILVKGQFDLAKQATAIMRKQGLGGDYIAIASKNGLVAGPNNVAYGTAKAAQQHMVRLLAAELGKDKIRVNTVNPDGVIVGSKIWEGAWAEGRAKANGITVEELPAFYAKRNLLNEIITPDDIANGVFSLVGILDKSTGNIINVDGGMANAFVR; translated from the coding sequence ATGGAAAATAAAACAAAAACTTTTAATTACGTAGATTATTTATGGGACGAAGAAAAGGCATTATCATTTGGTGATAACCAAGTTGATTTGTTTTTATATAGATCAAATATATTAGGAGCCGATTTAAGAATTACAAATTACGGAGGTGGTAACACTAGCTGTAGAACGATAGAAAAAGACCCACTAACCAATGAAGAGGTAGAGGTAATGTGGATAAAAGGTTCTGGTGGAGATATAGGAACTTTAAACAGAAGTGGTATTGCTGGGATTTATACAAATCGATTACGTGATTTAAAAAATGTTTACGGCGGTTTAGAAGATGAAGATAGAATGGTGGGGTTATTTAATCACTGTATTTTCGATTTAGATAGTAAAGCACCTTCTATAGATACACCTTTACATGGTTTATTACCATTTGCACATATAGATCACTTGCATCCAGATGCTTTAATAGCAGTTGCTGCAGCAAAAGATAGTGAAAAAGTTACCAAAGAAATTTGGGGAGACACTATGGGATGGGTGCCTTGGCAACGTCCTGGGTTTGATTTAGGTCTTCAAATAGAAAAGTGTTTAGAAGATAATCCTGGTATTAGAGGAATTGTTTTAGGATCTCATGGTTTATTTACTTGGGGAGATACTTCTTACGAATGTTATATAAATAGTTTAGAAGTTATTGAAATGGCTTCTGAATTTATAGAGAAAAAAATAAAAGAAAAAGGAAGCGTTTTTGGTGGTCAGAAAATAGAAAGCTTACCAAAAGAAGAACGTTTAGAAAAAGCGGCTCAAATAATGCCTTTATTAAGAGGTTTATGTTCTTCAGAGAACAGAATGATTGGTCATTTTTCTGATACAGATGTTGTAATGGAATACATTAATAGTAATGATTTAGAAAGATTAGCTCCTATGGGAACATCTTGTCCAGATCACTTCTTGCGTACAAAAATTCAACCTTTAGTTTTAACGTTAGATAAAAACGAAGATTTATCTGATGCAGATGCAATTCTTAAAAAGTTAGAACCTGCATTTGCAGCTTACAGACAAGAATATTTAGACTATTACAATACATGTAAAAAAGAAAATAGCCCTGCAGTAAGAGATGCAAACCCAGTAATTATTATTTACCCAGGAGTAGGGATGTTTAGTTTTGCAAAAAATAAGCAAACAACTCGTGTAGCAAACGAATTTTATATCAATGCAATTAATGTAATGCGTGGTGCAGAAGCAATTACTTCTTACACGTCATTACCAAGACAAGAAGCTTTTGATATTGAATATTGGTTATTAGAAGAGGCAAAATTACAACGTATGCCAAAAGAACAACCTTTATCACGTAAAGTAGCATTAGTTACAGGAGCCGGTGGAGGAATTGGTAAAGCAATTGCAGATAAATTAGCAGCCGAAGGAGCAAATGTTGTTTTAACGGATATTAATGAAGAAAGTTTAGTTAAAGCAAACGCAACTTATAAAAGAGATGTTTCTACATATGCTATTTGTGATGTAACAAATACAGACTCTATTGCATCTGCTTACAAAAAAGCATGTATAGAATTTGGTGGAGTAGATATAATTGTACACAGTGCTGGTTTAGCAATTTCTAAAGCATTAGAAGATACTACTGATAAAGATTGGAATATTTTACAAAGTATTTTAGTAAAAGGTCAGTTTGATTTAGCAAAACAAGCTACTGCAATTATGCGAAAACAAGGTCTTGGAGGAGATTATATTGCCATAGCAAGTAAAAATGGTTTGGTAGCAGGACCAAATAATGTAGCTTACGGAACAGCAAAAGCAGCACAACAGCACATGGTACGTTTATTAGCTGCAGAGTTAGGAAAAGATAAAATTAGAGTAAACACAGTAAATCCTGATGGAGTTATTGTAGGTAGTAAAATTTGGGAAGGTGCTTGGGCAGAAGGTAGAGCAAAAGCAAATGGAATTACCGTAGAAGAATTGCCAGCATTTTATGCAAAAAGAAATCTATTAAATGAAATTATTACCCCAGATGATATTGCAAACGGAGTATTTTCTTTAGTAGGAATTCTAGATAAATCTACAGGAAACATTATAAATGTTGATGGTGGTATGGCAAATGCCTTTGTTAGATAG
- a CDS encoding sugar isomerase encodes MKVSKEQIFEYNKKGLENHTEKLDFLAGQLTKKGHDVASIVSKLSEFQVAIPSWALGAGGTRFGRFSHFGEPSTLEQKIDDVGVLHSLTQTAGAVSLHIPWDVPSDYAAIKEKADSLNIKFDAINSNTFQDQKDAKESYKFGSLSNTSQAIREQAIQHNLDVIKIGDKLGSKSLTVWLADGSCFPGQNNFQTAFQNTQNSLIDIYKGLPDDWKLLIEYKPFEPNFYSTVIQDWGASLMLANGCGDKAFTLVDLGHHLPNSNIEQIVSILQLKGKLGGFHFNDSKYGDDDLTVGSIKPYALFLIFNELVYGMENNPQNPDLAWMIDASHNIKDPLEDLIQSLEAIQEAYAKALLVDQNLLRAAQEANDVVKCQEILQGAYRTDVRPLIEKARLNTGGVISPINAYRSFNVREELIKERGRNTVATGL; translated from the coding sequence ATGAAAGTAAGTAAAGAGCAAATCTTTGAGTACAACAAAAAAGGGTTAGAAAATCATACAGAAAAATTAGATTTTCTTGCAGGACAGTTAACAAAAAAAGGACATGATGTAGCAAGCATCGTTTCTAAATTATCAGAATTTCAAGTAGCAATTCCTAGTTGGGCATTAGGTGCTGGAGGAACACGTTTTGGTAGGTTTTCTCATTTTGGAGAACCATCTACATTAGAACAAAAAATAGATGATGTAGGGGTTTTACATAGCTTAACACAAACTGCAGGAGCTGTTTCTTTACATATTCCTTGGGATGTGCCTTCTGACTATGCAGCAATTAAAGAAAAAGCAGATAGCTTAAATATTAAATTTGATGCTATAAACTCTAATACTTTTCAAGATCAAAAAGACGCAAAAGAAAGCTATAAATTTGGCTCATTAAGTAACACAAGTCAGGCTATTAGAGAGCAAGCAATTCAGCATAATTTAGATGTTATAAAAATAGGAGACAAATTAGGTTCTAAAAGCTTAACAGTTTGGTTGGCAGATGGTTCTTGTTTTCCTGGACAAAACAACTTTCAAACGGCATTTCAAAATACACAAAACAGTTTAATCGATATTTACAAAGGTTTACCAGATGATTGGAAATTATTAATAGAATACAAGCCTTTCGAACCAAATTTCTATAGCACAGTTATACAAGATTGGGGAGCTTCTTTAATGTTAGCTAATGGTTGTGGAGACAAAGCATTTACGTTAGTAGATTTAGGACACCATTTACCAAATAGTAATATAGAACAAATTGTTTCTATTTTACAGTTAAAAGGAAAATTAGGTGGTTTCCATTTTAATGATAGTAAATACGGAGATGATGATTTAACCGTTGGTAGTATTAAACCTTATGCATTATTCTTAATCTTTAATGAATTGGTTTATGGTATGGAAAACAATCCTCAAAACCCAGATTTAGCGTGGATGATTGATGCAAGTCATAATATTAAAGATCCATTAGAAGATTTAATTCAATCTTTAGAAGCAATTCAAGAAGCATATGCAAAAGCACTTTTAGTAGATCAAAATTTATTAAGAGCAGCACAAGAAGCAAATGATGTTGTTAAATGTCAAGAAATTCTTCAAGGAGCATACAGAACAGATGTACGTCCATTAATAGAAAAAGCACGTTTAAACACAGGTGGAGTTATTAGTCCTATTAATGCTTATAGAAGTTTTAATGTAAGAGAAGAGCTTATTAAAGAAAGAGGTAGAAATACAGTTGCTACTGGTCTATAA
- a CDS encoding FGGY-family carbohydrate kinase, with translation MKQKVTAVFDIGKTNKKFFLFDKDFKEVHKEYISFDEILDEDGHPTENLPALQKWLKDVFDRILKAKEFSVKAINFSTYGASFVHIDEDGKALTPLYNYTKEIDEKVVDDFYKKYGPELELTRTSGAPKSGLLNSGMQLYWLKHTKPEIFKKIKYSLHLPQYLSFIFTGIPLSEYTSIGCHTSLWNYETKDYQDWVYKEGINKILPPLVSTETSVNINYNGKRIKIGVGIHDSSSALLPYVRSVKKPFVLVSTGTWSIALNPFTDTPLTESDVTLGCINYMRINGKPVKSSRLFLGNEYKIQVAKLTEQYKVDKDYHKTVDFDLDVYSEIMQNFQYAFKWESFSDKNMPEKTSYSYPNFEQAYHHLMIELVQLQVQSINRIADTHKIDRLYIDGGFTDNDLYIKLLSHYLRGMKLRTTKASLGSALGAAISISDTKLNSKFLRENYALKKHVPFIISG, from the coding sequence ATGAAACAAAAAGTAACCGCTGTTTTTGATATAGGAAAAACGAATAAAAAGTTTTTCCTATTTGACAAAGACTTTAAAGAAGTTCATAAAGAATATATTTCTTTTGATGAAATTCTTGATGAAGATGGGCATCCTACAGAAAATTTACCTGCATTACAAAAATGGTTAAAAGATGTTTTTGATAGAATTTTAAAGGCAAAAGAATTTAGTGTTAAAGCAATTAATTTTTCTACTTATGGAGCCAGTTTTGTTCATATTGATGAAGATGGTAAAGCATTAACTCCTTTGTATAATTATACAAAAGAAATTGATGAAAAAGTAGTTGATGATTTTTATAAAAAATATGGTCCAGAATTAGAGCTAACAAGAACAAGTGGCGCACCAAAATCTGGCTTATTAAACTCTGGGATGCAATTGTATTGGTTAAAACATACAAAACCAGAAATTTTTAAAAAAATTAAATATTCTCTTCATTTACCACAATACTTAAGTTTTATTTTTACGGGTATTCCGTTAAGTGAATATACAAGTATAGGTTGCCATACTTCTTTATGGAATTATGAAACTAAAGATTATCAAGATTGGGTATATAAAGAAGGAATTAATAAAATACTACCGCCACTTGTTTCTACAGAAACAAGCGTAAACATCAATTACAATGGTAAAAGAATTAAAATTGGTGTTGGTATACATGATAGTTCATCGGCACTTTTGCCTTATGTTAGAAGCGTAAAAAAACCTTTTGTATTAGTATCTACAGGAACTTGGAGCATTGCTTTAAACCCTTTTACAGATACTCCTTTAACAGAAAGTGATGTAACGTTGGGTTGTATAAATTACATGAGAATAAATGGAAAACCAGTAAAATCTTCTCGTTTATTTTTAGGTAATGAATATAAAATTCAGGTAGCAAAATTAACAGAACAATATAAGGTAGATAAAGACTATCATAAAACTGTAGATTTTGATCTTGATGTATATTCAGAAATCATGCAAAATTTTCAGTATGCATTTAAATGGGAATCTTTTTCTGATAAAAATATGCCTGAAAAAACATCTTATTCTTATCCTAATTTTGAGCAAGCCTATCATCATTTAATGATAGAGTTAGTGCAATTGCAAGTACAAAGTATAAATAGAATTGCAGATACACACAAAATAGATAGACTTTATATTGATGGTGGTTTTACAGATAATGATTTATATATAAAATTACTATCACATTATTTAAGAGGTATGAAATTAAGAACCACTAAAGCGTCTTTAGGATCTGCTTTGGGTGCAGCAATTTCAATATCAGATACCAAATTAAATTCTAAGTTTTTAAGAGAAAATTACGCATTAAAAAAACATGTGCCATTTATTATTAGTGGCTAA
- a CDS encoding class II aldolase/adducin family protein codes for MSKNIKLIHPRDQITEIISRIYKRGMTTTSGGNISIIDEQGDIWVTPSAVDKGSLRSSDIICVKKDGTIIGKHKPSSEFPFHKAIYESRPDIKSVIHAHPPALVSFSIVRQIPNTNIISQARHICGPIGYAKYELPGSDDLGKVIGEEFKKGFKAIIMENHGTVLGGSDLTDAYERFEALEFCASTILYGSQIGTPKYLTDAQIDEFETQAKGVLPEMEETVYTSEEVEKRLEICNIVKRSCEQGLMISSYGTVSMRWNENDFLITPTGLNRWDIDVDDIVQIKGGKREAGKVPSRASWIHQEIYNRNPDVNSIIMTQSPYLMAFGVTGEYLNVRTIPESWIFLQDINTVKYGNHFRKNNNSEMVDNCATALIIENDSVIITGDKLLQTFDYLEVAEFSAKSIVLGNSLGKMVPINDDQVEELRKKFLG; via the coding sequence ATGTCTAAGAACATAAAATTAATTCACCCGAGAGATCAAATTACAGAAATAATAAGTAGAATTTATAAAAGAGGAATGACTACTACTTCTGGTGGTAATATTTCTATTATAGATGAACAAGGAGATATTTGGGTAACTCCATCTGCAGTAGACAAAGGATCTTTAAGATCTTCAGATATTATTTGTGTTAAAAAAGATGGTACTATTATAGGTAAACATAAGCCATCATCAGAATTTCCTTTTCATAAAGCAATTTACGAATCTAGACCAGATATTAAATCTGTAATTCATGCACATCCACCAGCATTAGTTTCTTTTAGTATTGTGCGTCAAATACCAAATACAAATATTATTTCTCAGGCAAGACATATTTGTGGACCAATTGGTTATGCAAAATATGAATTACCAGGAAGTGATGATTTAGGAAAAGTTATTGGAGAAGAGTTTAAAAAAGGCTTTAAAGCTATTATTATGGAAAATCACGGAACTGTTTTAGGTGGAAGTGATTTAACAGATGCTTATGAGCGTTTTGAAGCTTTAGAGTTTTGTGCAAGTACCATTTTATATGGTTCTCAAATAGGTACACCAAAGTATTTAACAGATGCACAAATAGATGAATTTGAAACGCAAGCAAAAGGTGTTTTACCAGAAATGGAAGAAACCGTATACACTTCTGAAGAAGTAGAAAAAAGACTTGAAATCTGTAATATTGTTAAACGTTCTTGTGAACAAGGTTTAATGATTAGTTCTTACGGTACCGTTTCTATGAGATGGAATGAAAATGACTTTTTAATTACCCCAACAGGTTTAAATAGATGGGATATTGATGTAGATGATATTGTACAAATTAAAGGAGGAAAAAGAGAAGCAGGTAAAGTACCAAGTAGAGCTTCTTGGATTCATCAAGAAATTTACAATCGTAATCCAGATGTAAACTCTATTATTATGACGCAATCTCCATATTTAATGGCTTTTGGTGTAACAGGAGAGTATTTAAATGTAAGAACTATACCCGAAAGTTGGATCTTTTTACAAGATATAAATACGGTAAAATATGGTAATCATTTTAGAAAGAATAACAACTCTGAAATGGTAGACAATTGTGCTACAGCATTAATAATTGAAAATGATTCTGTAATTATTACAGGAGATAAATTACTACAAACATTCGATTATTTAGAAGTAGCAGAATTTAGCGCAAAATCAATAGTTTTAGGAAACTCTCTAGGGAAAATGGTTCCAATTAATGATGATCAAGTAGAAGAATTAAGAAAGAAGTTTTTAGGATAA